From the genome of Nicotiana sylvestris chromosome 2, ASM39365v2, whole genome shotgun sequence, one region includes:
- the LOC138885209 gene encoding uncharacterized protein: MHTRFTFIINKFHSFGEIILKNKLVRKIFSVLPRSWESKVNAIIEAKDLQVLTIDEPIGNLKIYEMKKKKKKDNEIREPKREKNLVFKTDNNDSSGKDDGLLDKKIPKYGLQEWRHSKRGSSNKPKNYDICYKCGKPGHFIKDCPLLKQDQYKNNFDKAAKRNSVPDKRFKRKNATDNVVKQALAAWGDSSSKYEEENNHGDSSMMAVESEATEYDSIFALIAQSDDDDDEDGDDDEVNFLDVQRNLKSYSPKKLMSFTNVLIDAYHSLINDKYSLTVELGEAE, encoded by the coding sequence ATGCATACTCGCTTCACCTTTATCATCAATAAGTTCCACTCTTTTGGGGAAATCATTCTAAAAAATAAGCTTGTCAGGAAAATTTTCAGTGTCCTACCTAGATCCTGGGAAAGCAAGGTGAACGCTATTATAGAGGCAAAGGACTTGCAGGTGCTGACCATAGATGAACCCATTGGAAATTTGAAAATatatgaaatgaagaagaagaagaagaaggacaatgAAATAAGAGAGCCCAAAAGGGAGAAGAACCTGGTCTTCAAGACAGACAACAATGATTCAAGTGGTAAGGATGATGGCTTACTTGACAAGAAGATTCCAAAATATGGTTTGCAGGAATGGAGGCATTCTAAAAGGGGTAGTTCCAACAAGCCAAAAAATTATGACATTTGTTATAAATGTGGCAAGCCAGGACATTTCATTAAAGACTGCCCTCTCCTAAAGCAAGATCAGTACAAAAACAACTTTGACAAAGCAGCAAAGAGGAACTCGGTTCCTGATAAACGCTTCAAGAGGAAAAATGCCACTGACAATGTTGTAaagcaagctcttgctgcatggggagactcctctagCAAATATGAAGAAGAAAATAATCATGGTGATAGTTCAATGATGGCAGTAGAAAGTGAAGCAACTGAGTATGACTCAATCTTTGCCTTGATAGCTcagtctgatgatgatgatgatgaagatggcgacgatgatgaggtaaattttttggatgttcagagaaatctgaaatcttaCTCTCCTAAAAAACTCATGTCTTTTACAAATGTGTTAATTGATGCTTATCACAGTCTTATAAATGATAAATATTCTTTAACTGTGGAATTAGGAGAAGCAGAGTAG